A region of uncultured Desulfobacter sp. DNA encodes the following proteins:
- a CDS encoding TrpB-like pyridoxal phosphate-dependent enzyme: MPTKIFLSEDEIPRQWYNLAADLPGTINPPLGQDGKPISPDMLAAVFPMNLIEQEMSQERWIDIPDGVLDLLYRWRPSPLHRAIHLEKALDTPAKIFYKNESVSPAGSHKPNTAVAQAWYNKEFGIKRLTTETGAGQWGSALSYSCALLGMECKVFMVRISFDQKPFRKSLMQTWGGVCVPSPSTETQVGRDILAQMPDTPGSLGIAISEAIEAAVSDKTGKTRYALGSVLNHVMLHQTIIGLEAKKQLKKAGIKKVDTVIGCAGGGSNFAGLAFPFVLDKINGADIEIIPVEPASCPTLTATPFSYDFGDVAQMTPMLPMHSLGHKFIPAPIHAGGLRYHGMAPLVSHAVEAGLMSPMAIKQLECYEAGLLFARTEGLVVAPETCHAVACAIRSAKQAKEEGKEKTIIFNLSGHGLMDLAGYDKFLAGELQDIVMSAQDVEASRNISLAGYPVPKI; the protein is encoded by the coding sequence ATGCCCACCAAAATTTTTTTAAGCGAAGATGAAATCCCCCGGCAATGGTATAACCTGGCAGCAGACCTGCCCGGTACGATTAATCCGCCTTTAGGACAGGACGGCAAGCCCATCAGTCCGGACATGCTGGCCGCTGTGTTTCCCATGAATCTCATCGAACAGGAGATGTCCCAGGAGCGCTGGATCGACATCCCCGACGGCGTTCTTGACCTGCTTTACCGGTGGCGGCCCTCCCCTTTGCACAGGGCCATTCATTTGGAAAAGGCGCTGGATACGCCGGCAAAAATTTTCTATAAAAATGAAAGCGTCTCCCCGGCCGGCAGCCATAAACCCAATACTGCGGTGGCCCAGGCCTGGTACAACAAGGAATTCGGCATCAAACGCCTGACCACGGAAACCGGCGCCGGCCAATGGGGTTCAGCCCTGTCCTATTCCTGTGCTCTTCTGGGCATGGAATGCAAGGTGTTCATGGTCAGGATCAGCTTTGACCAGAAGCCCTTCAGAAAATCACTCATGCAGACCTGGGGCGGCGTTTGTGTTCCAAGCCCGTCAACTGAAACCCAGGTGGGCAGGGATATTCTGGCTCAGATGCCGGACACGCCGGGCTCCCTGGGCATTGCCATTTCAGAGGCCATTGAAGCCGCAGTCAGTGATAAGACGGGAAAAACCCGCTACGCCTTAGGCTCTGTGCTCAACCATGTCATGCTGCACCAGACCATTATCGGCCTGGAAGCCAAAAAACAGCTGAAAAAAGCCGGAATAAAAAAGGTGGACACGGTGATCGGCTGTGCCGGCGGCGGCTCCAATTTTGCGGGCCTTGCCTTCCCTTTTGTCCTGGATAAAATCAACGGGGCGGATATTGAGATTATTCCCGTGGAGCCGGCCTCCTGCCCGACCCTGACCGCAACCCCGTTCTCCTATGACTTCGGGGATGTGGCCCAAATGACTCCCATGCTGCCCATGCACTCTTTGGGGCATAAATTCATCCCGGCTCCCATCCATGCCGGCGGTTTAAGATACCATGGCATGGCCCCCCTGGTCTCCCATGCCGTTGAAGCAGGCCTGATGAGCCCCATGGCCATCAAACAACTGGAATGTTATGAGGCAGGTCTGTTGTTTGCCCGCACCGAAGGCCTGGTGGTGGCCCCTGAAACCTGCCACGCTGTGGCCTGTGCCATCCGTTCGGCCAAACAGGCAAAAGAGGAAGGCAAGGAAAAGACCATCATCTTCAACCTGTCAGGACATGGTCTCATGGACCTGGCGGGATATGATAAATTCCTGGCAGGGGAACTGCAGGACATAGTCATGTCCGCCCAGGATGTGGAAGCGTCCAGAAATATCAGCCTTGCTGGATATCCAGTTCCTAAAATCTAA